Proteins from a single region of Bacteroidota bacterium:
- a CDS encoding Glu/Leu/Phe/Val dehydrogenase, with protein sequence MQLEKGEIFASMQEMNHEQLVFCSDPASGLKAIIGIHNTVLGPALGGTRFWNYTSEADAIVDVLRLSRGMTYKAAISGLNLGGGKAVIIGDSKSLHNRESLFRSYGKYVNSMNGKYITAEDVGTSTGDMEYIAMETEFVAGKPEHLGGGGDPSPVTAYGTYLGMKAAAKHQSGSDSLKGKKVLVQGVGHVGFYLVENLVKEGAEIMISDIHDDRIKAITDKHKVTVIPIDQVYKTDMDIYAPCALGATINDDTIDVIKCSIIAGAANNQLKDEAKHGKRLIERNILYAPDFLINAGGLINCYVELEGYNRERAYQKAEVIFGRTLDIFKAADAKKITTQQAAIQLAEERIAAVADLSRNL encoded by the coding sequence ATGCAGTTAGAAAAAGGTGAAATATTTGCATCCATGCAAGAAATGAATCATGAGCAATTAGTTTTTTGCTCAGACCCCGCATCAGGCCTCAAGGCAATTATTGGAATTCATAATACAGTGCTCGGTCCTGCTTTAGGCGGAACACGTTTTTGGAATTATACCTCTGAAGCAGATGCAATTGTAGATGTGTTGCGACTTTCTCGTGGCATGACATATAAAGCGGCAATCAGTGGTTTAAATTTAGGTGGTGGTAAAGCGGTGATTATTGGCGATTCAAAAAGTCTGCATAACAGAGAATCTTTATTTCGCAGCTATGGCAAATATGTAAACAGCATGAATGGTAAATATATCACTGCTGAAGATGTAGGAACCAGCACCGGCGATATGGAATATATTGCAATGGAAACTGAATTTGTTGCCGGCAAACCAGAACATTTAGGTGGTGGTGGCGATCCTTCTCCTGTAACTGCTTATGGAACATATTTGGGTATGAAAGCGGCGGCGAAACATCAATCTGGTAGTGATAGTCTGAAAGGTAAAAAAGTATTGGTGCAAGGTGTTGGGCATGTGGGGTTTTATCTTGTAGAAAATCTTGTGAAAGAAGGTGCAGAGATTATGATTTCTGATATTCACGACGATAGAATTAAAGCAATTACAGATAAACATAAAGTAACTGTAATTCCAATTGATCAGGTATATAAAACGGATATGGATATTTATGCGCCATGTGCTTTGGGTGCTACAATTAATGATGATACTATTGATGTAATTAAATGCAGCATCATTGCAGGTGCCGCAAACAATCAATTAAAAGATGAAGCAAAGCATGGCAAGAGATTGATTGAGCGTAATATTTTATATGCGCCTGATTTTTTAATTAATGCCGGCGGATTAATAAATTGTTATGTGGAATTAGAAGGCTATAATAGAGAACGTGCTTATCAAAAAGCAGAAGTAATTTTTGGCAGAACACTGGATATTTTTAAAGCAGCGGATGCAAAGAAAATTACAACTCAACAAGCAGCTATACAATTGGCTGAAGAACGTATTGCCGCTGTTGCAGATTTAAGTAGAAATTTATAA
- the nusB gene encoding transcription antitermination factor NusB, whose translation MLSRRGLRIKTMQVLYMSMQLGSNNTTVAVKQLDASIYNAFRALLYNLYFLTQLAERVEAEANRKRNKYLPTEEDLKFSTVFTRNYIIEFLNKDPYFQQKLRKEKLMTLLDEEIVNVIYGQLKQADWYINYISKEEHTQQEQFAVIQNCLHKFLFLNEYFDQHMEDIIPTWNDDEFIVVDLIVEVLKAIPYSSTDKPDLFEFKISDEEKTFSNQLLIKTMLEDKRFDKMVEAKLENWELDRISMIDRILMKMAITEFIHLSTIPVKVTINEYLDISKIYSTPKSKEFINGVLDKIMTELRSSGEIIKTGRGLVE comes from the coding sequence ATGCTGAGCAGAAGAGGGTTGCGCATTAAAACGATGCAGGTGTTGTATATGTCAATGCAGTTAGGAAGTAATAACACAACTGTTGCGGTGAAGCAATTGGATGCAAGTATTTATAATGCATTCAGGGCATTGCTGTATAATTTATATTTTCTAACACAACTTGCTGAGAGGGTGGAAGCAGAGGCTAATCGCAAACGCAATAAATATTTACCTACGGAAGAGGATTTAAAATTTTCTACTGTGTTTACTCGCAATTATATTATTGAATTTCTGAATAAGGATCCTTATTTCCAACAAAAATTAAGGAAAGAAAAACTCATGACTTTATTGGATGAGGAAATTGTAAACGTGATTTACGGACAATTAAAACAAGCCGACTGGTATATAAATTATATATCTAAAGAAGAGCATACCCAACAGGAGCAATTTGCTGTAATTCAAAATTGTCTGCATAAATTTTTATTCCTGAATGAATATTTTGATCAACACATGGAAGATATTATTCCTACCTGGAATGATGATGAATTTATTGTGGTTGATTTAATTGTGGAAGTATTAAAAGCTATTCCATATTCTTCAACGGATAAGCCCGATCTATTTGAATTTAAAATCAGTGATGAAGAAAAAACGTTCTCCAATCAACTCTTGATAAAAACAATGCTGGAGGATAAGCGTTTTGATAAAATGGTGGAAGCAAAATTGGAAAATTGGGAATTGGATAGAATTTCCATGATTGACAGAATTTTGATGAAAATGGCGATAACCGAATTTATACATCTTTCCACTATTCCGGTGAAAGTTACTATTAATGAATATCTGGATATATCTAAGATTTACAGCACTCCCAAAAGCAAAGAATTTATTAATGGTGTGTTGGATAAAATAATGACCGAATTGCGCTCTTCGGGTGAAATCATAAAAACCGGAAGAGGTTTAGTTGAATAA